One region of Armigeres subalbatus isolate Guangzhou_Male chromosome 3, GZ_Asu_2, whole genome shotgun sequence genomic DNA includes:
- the LOC134223711 gene encoding general odorant-binding protein 99b-like, translating into MKIFVATLLLIGFLFHHCSAVVYGEDDYRGFRQKCSKILQTPKDTVQKAEQKSFQTDSDDMHCLIRCVGILSGFYDDETGTNWDLVRQQLDGQEGFEEHRQATTACTEALPAEELASGVCRKSYLFFRCAMKSAKEHIRTKS; encoded by the exons ATGAAGATCTTTGTTGCAACGCTTCTTCTTATTGGATTT CTGTTCCACCACTGCTCGGCGGTCGTCTACGGGGAGGACGACTACCGTGGCTTCCGCCAGAAGTGCTCAAAAATCCTCCAAACTCCGAAGGACACCGTCCAGAAAGCCGAACAGAAAAGCTTCCAAACCGACAGCGACGATATGCACTGCCTGATTCGGTGCGTCGGAATTCTCAGTGGATTCTACGACGACGAAACGGGCACCAACTGGGACCTGGTGCGACAGCAGCTGGACGGTCAGGAAGGGTTCGAAGAGCACCGCCAGGCAACGACCGCCTGTACCGAGGCCCTTCCCGCGGAGGAACTGGCGTCCGGCGTGTGTCGCAAGTCGTACCTGTTCTTCCGGTGTGCCATGAAGTCCGCCAAGGAGCACATCCGGACGAAGAGTTAG